In Xiphophorus maculatus strain JP 163 A chromosome 9, X_maculatus-5.0-male, whole genome shotgun sequence, the genomic window TATAGGGTTTGTGTTTGCAGAACTTGAAAAAAAGACTTGGGGAAATTAGAGGTTTTGGTGAAACAAAAGTTGAAATCTTATTGAACTGATCTTCAAACCGCATGTCTTTGAAGAAGACATGCGGTTTGAAGACATGTGAGGACATTTGAAGACATGTGgtacccccccaaaaaacaattgtttttcaAAGCGATGGCATCATTTTCTTGAAAGGCTTTTACCACAGCACGTTAAGGTTGCACCTGTCGGGACTTGTCAAATGTGGATCACTTGGCGGTGATGACAGATGTGATTAATGCAGGAGAAAAACTGCTTGCTCTAAATAGCTGAAGCACTTGCTTTTCAAAATGACTTTCTCATGGGGAGAGATGCAGCAAGCCTGTCGTTTAATTTCCGTACGTGTCAGAAAACAGTTTGAGGTACTAAATTTGTTATATCGAGATGAATTTAATAGGTATTATCAAGTCAAACCATTAGACTTCAGATCTCCCTGAAATATTTGAACTATCACCTCTCAGAAGTAGCAGGCACACATGACAAAGCTACTAGTTTattaaagaaattttattataaaaagatTAATAATGTTACATTAGCTGCAGTGTGCAAACAATGTTTGGTTCTAATTGTTGAAacattgattaattaatttgaaaGTCTTAATGCTCACAGAACATAGATGCACAGCAGAGCAGGGCAGTAGAAATAAGCAGAATAAAAGATTCAAAGTCTAAGTTTAAATATGCATTCACATTAAGTTTAGATATGCTTTCACATTCtggtgttattttttaattaattgccCCTTCTTAAGTTCATGATGAGGATCTTGGGGAGGAGCTTTCCCGGATGGTGTTGGCTCAGAGCCCCAATGTTTTCACAACTCgatgccaaaaaagaaaaaaagaggaaagagttCACAGCAAGAGACTTCATGTTATACCAAAACATtaagtaaaaaagtaaagatCCAGCCAGCTGCTAAAAAAGTTTgcatctctttaaaaaatgcttaacaTTTTGCATCTTTCTTCATTGTTCACCTCTTCCAGGCTCCTACGACAACTGCTGCCTCGGCTATGTTAGAGAGGTTGGAAAAGGTGTAAAGAGGAACATCGAGAGCTACAGGATACAGGAAACAGATGGTGATTGCAACATCAGAGCGGTTGTGTGAGTACCAAATGTTGTGTCCTGTTCTCTGCCTGCCTGATTGGTCTTTGGCTTAGTGGCATTGTTAGAACTGGCAGCTTCTGGGGGGAAAATGCAATAACATGTTTAATGAGCAGGTGAACGGGTCCAGCGGCAGATCAAAGCAGTgcaatctgaaaagaaaaaaggtgtgATGGTAGAAGTACATATAAAACGTTTCTGCTGTGTGCAGGTTTACGATGAAAAAGAGGCGCAATGGCATTCAGAAAACCCTTTGTGGCAATCCTACGGAGTCCTGGGTGCAGGAGCAGTTGAGAATTGTGGGTAAAAGAAACCTGAAAAAggtaagaaaaacaatacagtcctgcagttttgtCCTAACGCCTACCAGACAATTTTAccatttgtaaaacatttgtctttgcaGAGTCCTTAAAGGAGAAATAccagagagaagagagaaaagggGTCATTTCACCTCCCTGTCAGGCGTCGTTTGTCATCTTTAAACACATGGATTGTGTTtccttatttttatatttcctgttGCTGAGAGTGAATATAAAACATGTATGCAGTcctttatagcacaatcataGTTTATCATGAAAGTTATAGCCAGTATCAACAATTTCATTTATATGAGCCATTACTATGATACTGTCCATTTCTCTATGATGTGTAGAACCTGCTAAGAATGAGCCACTCTTTGGCAGCTTTAAAATGTGAGTAAATCTGTGTCAATAAATAGAAACACCTTTGTGATaagctgattttcttttttatatagatatatgcatatatacagCAAACTATTTTTGTATCCACACTAAATGTACATTGTTTTTCCTACAATAAAAAagtggattaaaaacaaaaactgtgttCCTACTATTTCTTAATTGAATCAAATACGAACAACACGCAGCaagatgttttaaatcagtTCGGCCCTGACCTGATTTTGAGCCAGTAGTTGATagaagtgaaagaaagaaagaaagaaaaaaagaaagtcctgCTTTCCCCCCAGGGATCTCGTATTTGTGTTGTTAGGCATCAGCATTAAATAACTGCACAATCTCTCAATTCAATAAAACTAAAGCCTGTTTTCCAAAGCTTGATGGTACGGTTAAAAACGAACTGCATTCTGACACAGGTAGTCAAGTATGATGTGGATGGATTAAAGAATTACTTCCAAACTGTTCATGTGTTAAAACCTTGCATGTTTGACGAAAGTGAAGGTTTCTCATTAAAATTTTTAGCAATATAAAGGATGAGTATTTAAGTGAATATTAgtcataaaatgtcattaacatattttgttaattCATCACTATTAGCACATTATGTATCATTTAACATATTGATTTATGATTAGTAAATACACAATTATTAAAGTTATTTGATGTGTTATAGCTGttaatgtgtatttaaaattaGTTGATGTAGTgatattttctcataatttatgTTGTAGATTTGAttattctttctcttttgcaaagttttatttcaatgtaGTCTTGATGACTTATTTTAAACTATATTGATATACATAAACAGTCTCATAATTTCTCAAACAGCTGTCTTAATGATGTACACTTCCCTtcttattgaacatttttatgaaaaattgaaaataagaAAGTGAGTAAATCTGTCTTAGATTGAGATTTATTAAGATTCTTTTCTCACTACTGTTAAAAAAACTAAGCATCTTTCACTGATTGAACAAACCACCAGGAGCAGATCACTAATGTAGAGATGAACTCATTTCTTTACTCGTCAGATAAATACTTTACTTTTGCATCATCAATAACTTGATGATGCAAAAgtaaacactaaaacaaaaaatagaggTAAAAGAATACTTCAAAGTTATTTCTAATACTCTACAGATTATTACTAAAGAGGAAATAAAGCTAttcaaaaaaatgaatgaaattatcaaaatgttatttaaatgtttaacttttattaaatgtttatccACCACCCAGGAGTTTAAAGAAAGGAATTTCCATGGCTGAAGTtgagttttatttcagaatgGTTATttgaggagaaaatgaaaaaagaggAATTTAAAACCACCTCATAACGACCTTTAAGCCGTTAGCTTCTCACTTCATAATCCCCAGGGACAGAAATGGAGAGAGTGCCTCACTGATCAGAcagactgttttattttcttgtatgtATCTTCCAATAGCTGCATGCACTGCAGCTAATAGCTGTGGCTGCTACTGAACCCTCGGATTTGGATGACAGGTTTCAAGAATGTCACTGAGAGAAGGTGAACACCTTCCAAGCAGGGAGgaagatgaaaacagaaaattcttaaggaatttttcacaaaaaaatatatgagaatagcaaaaatatttaggaaaCATATAAATTTTTACTGAATCTGGCTGAATCCAACCGGTTGGATAACCACTTGAGTGTTTCTCAGATGGTTAGATGATTGGATTAGGACACAGTGAGGGACAGTGTGCTGATTCTCACTGGTTCACTCTGAACATCAGAACTCCGCTGCCTATGAAACTTGAACAAATCATCTTCAAACCATGACATGTTCACCTCCAGGCTGATAACTAAAGAGTCTTTAGTCTTAAACTAAAGACTTACTTGTGCAACCTTTTCTGGATGTATTCAAATCATCAGATGCACAAATAGTAAGTgccttgaaaacattttatgattttaggAAACATCTATTATATTCTTTCTAGGAtaatttgctttcatttagGTTACGTTAGAGAGATGGAAGTAAGCATGTTGACATTTGTTCTTAATGCCTTTTTCTtgtaaagcatttttctttcaggGGAATAGTTCATTTCAAACTCTCTTGAGACCTCATCAAGTTCTTCACCAGTGTCTTAAGTAGTTACAATCTTCTTTCAATCGTTCCTGGTGTTCACACAGTCAGAAGCCACCAAACTACATGTGCAATGATTAAATAAGGCACAATCTCTTTAAGATGTTTATTAATGTGCATCTGAGGTTTAAAACTAGTGTGTCACCTTATTCACTGTAGGCAAGTGTTTGGGTGCCATAATTTATGCCTCACCATGGCatttatgaaaacaattttaagcAAACTTTTAAGTGATAAGatttaagttttgtttaattgcaGATTAATTACAGATTTCACCCAATCCTGCTAAAATTGCTACCAAATATGCATATGGATTAAATACCCACAGATCCAAGTACATTCAACAGAGTCCAACTTTTCCCCACGATTATTGGTCTAGGTTTCAAACACATAAACCTTTCTTTTGACCAAAGCCAGGTTGACCTTTTACAGTTTACCATAATAATCACTGTTTAACAATAACTATCCATTGATTATTCATTAAGATTATTCAATATATGCTTTCAAACACATGGATGTTTTCAAGAGAcatggtgtgtttgtgtactATACATCAGTCagggttaaataaataaatagtccTTATCAGGTTAGGTTAAGATATTATTATGTGGCAACACTAGATGAAGCTCAGGAATATTGTGCAATTTAAATTTCTGGACCCAAATAAGTTGCTCAACAACACCACCCTGGGAatattaccttttttttaaggCACACAGGTTCAGTTATGCATAGATTGAAACCTCTGACAgtttcaaatgtacaaaaagctattaaattcttttaaaaatactcattttaaaaccagttctttataacaaaaaactaagaaaaacataagaaacTACAGTAGCTGAGGTTACCGGCAGAAGGGGCCACTATAGGGACGGCATCcaccaaacacagcaaacaaaaacccTTTAAAGCAACAGACAGCGAGACAACCCAAACTCCGGAATCACGGCACACAGAAGAGGAAAACGCCGTCACCACACCAGCACCATCACCGGACCTCAGCAACCGCCAACAGAAAAGACCATTAATAAATGCAACAACCTTGAACCtaatacaacaaaagaaaaacaatgtcagcccaaataaataaacagttatataaagaaatgaaagagctagaaacaaatcattttaaaaaacatagaaaatacaAGTTAAAATATCAGAACCAGGTGTGGCCCTCTGGCCACGCCGCAGCAGGAGGCGAACCGGGCGTGCCGACGCCGCACCCCAAACACCACTTTAATTGGGGCGTGTGACCGCCACTACAGTCCGAATTTGATCGACTAAACGTGCAGAAATCCGGAAGACAAAAGAGCAGCAATGGTCTAAATATGGGGAGACCTGCCAatccacacacacgcacacacacactcgaagaacgaggaagaggaggagtgcAGCTCAGTGGCGTTTTACCACCAGGAAATC contains:
- the LOC102223653 gene encoding C-C motif chemokine 25-like, with translation MKFQTLAILLLFTCMYLSVAQGSYDNCCLGYVREVGKGVKRNIESYRIQETDGDCNIRAVVFTMKKRRNGIQKTLCGNPTESWVQEQLRIVGKRNLKKSP